TCATATATACgccatttcatgagatcagtctggaccGTCCACTAAATCCcacagattttcattctggatcaccgAGGAAAACGGTAAGAAAACCCTCTGCAGATTTGGTTCTGTCTGCCTGTAATTAATGCTTGTGCTCGTGTTGTGTTTGAGGTACCTGACCCGTTCACTACGGTAGGAATAAAGCTGTAGACGTCTGTAGCGTAGACTGTGAAACCCCTTCAGCTGTCCGTTACATGACCTAACTACGGTTGGATGTTGAGATCAAAAGTATTTCCTGGGAATTCTTGTTAAATTTGGCTTCGGTTTCCCAGGAATAAGACCTGCTAGCTGGCGTCCACTCGTGTCCTAAATACTGCTGGATGAGCAGAAGCACAAACACTTCTCTAAAATCTCATTAATGCTTTGAATTAAGTGTCAAACTACAGCGGCAACACTCCCGACACCTCAGAGACTCGGAAGAGAGGATGCTGCTCTGCCACATGAACTAATAgatatcacaaaaacatcagaatgaAGACACAGGTCTGATTAATCAGCAGTTCTGTGGGTTTAAAATCACATTCTATATATGGGGAGGAATCCCAGATAtgtgggtgtgtctctctgtctgtgtgtgtgtgcctgtgtgcctgtgtgtgtgtgtgtgtctgtgtgtgtgtgtgtctctctgtgtgtgtagtatgtgatATATTCCAGGaaaagctgcaaagattaattaaTTTGTTGTCAATTTAATTTGATAATCGGTTTGAAGtgattttttatgaaataacagtaaaacttgtgtgatgtcagcttgttaaatgtgaatatgttctagtgtcttctctcctctgggacagggaACTGAACAGCTTTGacttgtggacaaaacgagacatttaaaggggtcatcttgggcttttacGACATCTTTCTATTCAGTCGATTAATGCAGAAAATAAGTCGTAGTAGTTGCGTCCCTGATTCCCGGTAAGTCATCATTTTAAAACCGTGACAAGAAGTGATGTTTGTCTACGCGAGGAAACCGATCAGGAGGCTTTGGTTTTTGGGGTTTCTGACATGTTCTACCTGCATCTGGGCATCCCGGTTTTGATATCAGTGCATCCTGACGTGTCAGGGTGGGAGTAACAGGGGCTTTAATACAAGCATGGGGTagatggaaggaaggaggagggggttTGATCAAagaacaactgtgtgtgtgtgtgtgtgtgtgtgtgtctgtgtgagaagagagagagaggacaggtgGGCGTGGCCTGTTCTGTTGGGGGCGTGGCCTGTTCTCAGGAACTCCTCTTAGTCCGGGAGTGCTGGATCAACCACTGGAGAGTGatgtctgcagagagagacagacaggacatcagcagagaaagagagagagtggagagacacacagacatacacacagagggaaagaaaaggTGAACTAAAGGCTGATTAAAGGTTGGGTGTCTGCGCCATTCTAGCGTTTCATAGCAGAGCcggtgtgtatttctgtgtgtctgtccagatgtgtctgtctgtctgtctgtctgtctgtctgtctgtgtgtgtgtgtgtgtgtgtgtagtaccgATGTTGTCTTTCTCCTTGCAGGAGATGGAGTAACAGCAGATCTCTCTGTCCTGGATGGCCGACAGgttcctgtttaaaaaaaaaaaaaaaaacatgcaaccaCAATCACTTCAAGTGCAAACAGTCAGATCCCAGAAATAGATTCATGCAGCAACGATAATCTGTAGATTGGCAGATGTTGCTAAACCCTTTGTTCTCCCTGTGTATCTACAGATGAAGTCCAAACTGTAACTTACATTCTCTGTAGCTCTGGCAAAGTGCCAAACATCTTTTGGACATATAACTTATAATAACAACCTCCATGTAGCAGATCCAACCTGCACAATGAATTATACACATATTTAAAGGGCTTCCTTTCTTTAGTCGTTCAGATTTTTCTGCAGAATGAGGACTTtgacttttggtactttaatgTTTGTGCTGGTGTGTCTGCGTCGTTCTAGCGTTTCATAGCAGAGCCTGTGTgcgtgtttctctctgtgtgtctgtaactaaaacacacacacacacacacacacacacacacacacacacacacactatgtgaAAGATGTTGCTATTTATTTTGTATCGATATATTTTTTCATATGAATGTGTGCaaacaataaagaaataaaacaaacaaatgtggcTCATATCTATTCAGTTCATCACGACTCCACGCTGCGTTTTACTCTTCACACTGATCAGACAACATGCGGTGTGACTCATACGTGACACTTACATCCTCTCTATGAGCTCCTTCTCATCCAGAGCTCCTTGTAGGTCCCTCTTGTTGCCCAGAACCAAAACCTGTAGACAcacagaagaaaacaaacatcagagaatataaaaacagtctGAGGGTCCTATCCTGCACCCGGCGCTGTGCggcgcaaagcccgacccaagtatctttgctagtttaagcctgacgcagttgtcagtttcccgccCAGCACccggtgcattctgggtgtgctggtcttacagggaggtgtgttcaggtgcattctgggtgtgctggtcttacagggaggtgtgttcaggtgcattctggcgtgctggtcttacagggaggtgtgttcaggtgcattctgggcgtgctggtcttacagggaggtgtgttcaggtgcattctggggcgagttggtcttacagggaggtgtgttcaggtgcattctgggcgtgctggtcttacagggaggtgtgttcaggtgccaTTCTGGCGCtgagtcttacagggaggtgtgttcaggtgcattctgggcggctagtcttacagggaggtgtgttcaggtgcattctgggggcgctggtcttacagggaggtgtgttaaggtgcattctgggcgtgctggtcttacagggaggtgtgttcaggtgcattctggggctggcggtcttacagggaggtgtgttcaggtgcattctgggcgtgctagtcttacagggaggtgtgttcaggtgcattctgggcgctagtcttacagggaggtgtgttcaggtgcattctgcggggggctggtcttacagggaggtgtgttcaggtgcattctgggcgtgggctggtcttacagggaggtgtgttcaggtgcattctgggcgtgctagtcttacagggaggtgtgttcaggtgcattctgggcgtgctagtcttacagggaggtgtgttcaggtgcattctgggcgtgctagtcttacagggaggtgtgttcaggtgcattctgggcgtgctggtcttacagggaggtgtgttcaggtgcattctgggcgtgctagtcttacagggaggtgtgttgaccaacaaaaacctggtctaaagtcaataacgcagcatttcattgttattttaacagagcattagtaaaatgctcctaggctcgtgcacagcacgtgcacactatgcttgtaacacacacacacaattactaataaaaatattagggtgtaaatcctccatcataacagcaatgctccaaggtccaaacatcgtctggcttttaaagggaatgggagatgatctctgattggttgatgaatgggagatgatctctgattggttgattgcatgttacgccccaaaacacacctctgattaatgaagacactaaggacaaccctttagaaccaggcgccctaaacacacctgcaccaggcgctccaCACCGTGACCtcagatggttaaaataggACCCTAACACTTTGCGGTCATCTCATGTTTTTATCTGTAGAAGAAACTATCGGCAGGGTTCAGTGTttaggtttttgttgttgtgtctttCTGCAGTGACCAACAGCATTGCtttattaaaagaaattaaaaagaaatgaggTTTCTGCCCCCGACAGCGACGATATGTTAGATTTAAACATTTCATCAGTCGGAGGGAATCTAAGCTTTGTGGCTGAATCATAGAGGAAGGTACAAAGTGCTGAGGTCACTAAACCATAAAatcatcagacacacacaaacatttcctTCCTTGTTTATAAGAGATGTCAGCTAAAGTAAAAAGAGCTGGTGTTCTGCTCGTGTTATCGGGTCCAGTGTCGGGTTCGGTCGAGGGTTTAGTCAGACTTTGGTTTGCTCAGTTCAGTTCAGGTCTAACTGTTGAGTCTGGTGCAGCTAATTCATTCCTAATGTACTGAGTCACTCTGTGCACCTCAGGTGGCTCCGATAGATATCTGtcttaaaacaaaaagggaaGTGGAAGGGGGATTTCACAACTGCCTCAGTCAGGACACACATTTGATCCCAAAGTCCTGTTCTTTTGACTAGTGTGAGCGCTCCGTACTGTAcgaccagagcagggggaatgagagggggaaacgccagagcaggggggaatgggaGGGGGGTAACACCAGAGGAGGGGTAATGACAGAGGGAAACGTAGCAGTGTAAATGAAGCCTGAGCAGGTTCTGGTTCTGTTCTTACAGGAATCCCCTGCAGCTGCGGTTTGTCCAGCAGGTTGTGGAGTTCGTTCTTGGAGGCTTCGATCTTCTCTGGGTCCGCTGCGTCCACCATGTAGCTacaacaggaagacaacaccGTCAAATCATCTGTGTGTAGCAGTAAGAAGGTCATTCAGAAGGGATTCATCACCAGAACTATAGCTGACTCAGCTTCTGTCTTTTTAGCACTAAATCAGAAAAATGCTgattaatgtgtggattatttTTCATACAGAAATGGCAGTAAATGCTCTCAAAATATGGAAGATTTCCTGCTCTTTTCTTTCAAGAAACAgccacacacacgcgcacacatgcgcgcacgcagcacacacacacacgcacacacacgcacacacacacacacacacagcgtgaGACTGCTatttcagagagagggagagcctgTATGAGGCAGAGGCATTGATACAGTACACTGACAATAATAatactttgtttacatttctgaatgtgcaatttattattattattattatttgtgaaGCACCATTCAGTTATAATGTGACTGTGAACTACAAACTGACAGCAGTTTGTAGTTTCTGTATGTATTACCATTTATCagcaacacagttaaaatgggGGAAATGTGAAAAATTGTGTTGCAGGTCAATTTCAGGTGTGCATCCCTAAATTTTCTGCCTGCGCCCCTAAAAGATTTCAGTTAGGAGCTACAGTGCtcctagtaaaaaaaaaaaaaaaaaaaaaagtagtctggagccctgaaatatctctcacacacacacacacacacacacacacacacacacacacacacacacacacacacacacacacacacacacacacacacacacacacacacacacacacacacacacacacacacacacacacacacacacacacacacacctgtgtcaTTAAGTACTGTCATGTTTGGACCCAGCTGAGACATCCCAGTGACCTGTTTAGGGGACGGTAACCAGAGTTTAGGGAACCAGGACTTACACGATAGCGCTGACTCCTCGACAGTAACGCTCCCACATGCTCCTGAACCGAGGCTGGCCGCCGATGTCCCACAACTGGAGACACAGGGACAGTTAGAGACCGCACTCAGGACTGGTTAATGCAGGAGatagggagggggagggagagggagggagagagagagagagagacagggagagagagagacagacagagagagacagacagagagaggtgtACGATGAGTACTAACCTTGATGGTGACGTTTCCCTTAGTGATCTTCCTCATGTTGAATCCGACCGTAGGAATCATGTCTTCACTGAACTGgccagactgacacacacacacacacacacacacacacacgttattaTAGGAAAAACTAGCCTCAATATAAACCAAAAAACCAAATTgatatatttgtgtattttatatGATCAGTTTTTGTCTTCTCgtctttattgttttattgacTTTATGTTTCTCTGTCAAAGTACTTTATGAACTCTGTTTTAATGGTGCTGTAGTTATTACTaaacccccccaaaaatctATTCTGTACACAAGAGGCTGATGTGACCGGACAGACGAGGTCACTACCTAACGACCTCCGGCCGGGTTCAATATCCTCCTGCACACGGGctgtgtggcgtgagcgtggcgtttatGTAGCGTGGTGTTTTCTCTCTTTaccaccagaaaggtgtctgatgcggcgctgctgctgctgctgctagccttgtctggacacatggatgtttcccataaaacataaatacattctgatctgattacagcagagacaacgtcggcagtattgacggcagaataggctccagaatatttccttctggattgacaggtgacatatttaaaattacatttatgtcaaaacctcgagactttagaacatcaacatgtcatttattaatatgtatttgtgtctaaatgacatataaacatcttttcatattctatgatgcctggaaatgcttccaacacgctggcgtgaaaaataggcgtcggttctatttctagcatgcaggCGTTTTCGCTCGagcaggcagtgtgcacgctctaacctgttaacatgggagcccaaatTAAAAAGTACAGGAGGCCTTTTACTGATAACTGCAATAATAATGTCTCTGCAGTACACTTTATACAACGGTTTAAATACAACTGTCTATTGACTTTACAACTAGTTATTCTCTTTACTTTATGTATTGTTTGTTCATATCTAGATTGGTTTCTATACTCTTTCCCTCTACatcttgctgctgctgcaacaatgTGAATTCCCCCAATGTGGAATTAAAATAGATTAACAACAAAACATCTGCATTTATAGCAAAGGCTAAAACATCCACCGGTGCAGATGTGAAAGCAACTGTGCTTACTTAAAAGCAGATATTTAATATTTCTCTCATTGACTATGGTCTATATTGACGACGATAgctccgtccccttcctctgtctttgtgttggggttctaacctccggtggatgtgtgaggactatggttaactgctcctcagatctctgcagggtaaatccagacagctagctagactatctgtccaatctgagttttctgttgcatgactaaagatacttttgaacgtccacatgttccaccaaaaccagttccttcctgagactctttagcagaggcaccgtggctccgtctggagcttagccccgcccacgatgattgtgattggtttaaagaaatgccaataaaccagagcacgttgttctcccatccaggaatgctgtgtggactagccagaccttcctctgcagcgctgtggaggaggaaggtctggcaatgcgagactacattaACACCAACACAGATGTGACTTCTAGTCACTACTTTATACAACCTGTCCTCTGCCTCATTCTGTTGCTCCTGAAACTTTTGCCTTCTTTCTTTGTGAATGTTAAATAGTTATAAGTTTGTGTTATTTCAGAAACAGAAAAGCATTTATTGATGCAGTAAGTTACACTTACGTGCACTTTGCCGTGGTGTTTTGGtgcatacacaaacatattgaacattaataagaacaaacaataaataccaaaacagaaacattaatatacaaacaaaacagCCGTGCAGCATCAGAGAAAGGAGGCCGaatgtttctgtatttgtttattttatattattgctTAGGACTTTATTGGAaccgtttggaggatttggtttttTAAATCCGATCACGGGtttcaaatttaacatgcgcacgttttgggtttccgtagcgaccaggcgcttgttgtgttgcagcaatggagcacagtaagcggtgctctagtggggctttattttacgttgaaaaaaaagccccatcaa
This genomic interval from Perca fluviatilis chromosome 5, GENO_Pfluv_1.0, whole genome shotgun sequence contains the following:
- the LOC120559188 gene encoding ADP-ribosylation factor-like protein 8A, yielding MIALINKLLDWFKALFWKEEMELTLVGLQYSGKTTFVNVIASGQFSEDMIPTVGFNMRKITKGNVTIKLWDIGGQPRFRSMWERYCRGVSAIVYMVDAADPEKIEASKNELHNLLDKPQLQGIPVLVLGNKRDLQGALDEKELIERMNLSAIQDREICCYSISCKEKDNIDITLQWLIQHSRTKRSS